The Lolium rigidum isolate FL_2022 chromosome 1, APGP_CSIRO_Lrig_0.1, whole genome shotgun sequence region TCCTCGTCGGCGACGCTGTTGGTTCGCTCCGCCTCCagcggccttggggccttggagggatGGCGGACGACGGCtcctcgccggcggggagtttTTGTCCTTTTTAGCTTATTTTGCAGTGTCTTGTTCGGGATGGTGAagcggcggctacatcctgaagtcagaataaggtcctcccgctCTATCCCCGTTCCGGTGGTGCGTCTAGCGTtggcggagggcgcgtggagttgtgtgtccggcggatcttctgggatccggtcggttaTCGTGTTCGATGGTGTGGTTATttgtcagtctcttccgatccaCGATTATCATCAACGGCGAGGATTACTGCTCTGGTGCGttggtcctttggggccttagcacaacgacttcccgtctgtctactacaacaagctctactacgacaagctttgcctgactccggtgatggaggtgcGAGGACAGCGGCacacgccttcggctcgtgctagcgtttgtagtcgtcgctaggtggtccaagtaactatttgtaatttttattacttttagagcCATTTGTATTacggttgatgattattaatagatcggtgcaattttcgcaaaaaaaaatactTTATGATCCAAATGGCAGGAATATATGATTTTAGGGTCTAAACCACCGAACCTCTACGGATTTGGGGTTTGAATAGAAAACTTTTTAGTTAAGGAAGATGCTCCTGCCATGCTAGATACAAGAACGCACGGACAGAGACAACCACCCGCACAGTGCACACCTGCTCGCGCCAGCGCTGATGCGCACGCGCGTGTACGTCCTTTCCGGAGCACCCACACGACCGGGCACAAACGCGCGAGACCGGCGGCAGAGCAAAaagccggcgacggcgaggctccaGCCTAGCTCCCGCGACAGGACGACACTGAAGCGATGTAAAGCGGCCGCTCCAGGGTGCCGTGCCGGCTCTGATCAGGCCCAGCACGCCAGCCGCGCGCTCAGTTCGCCGGTCGCTCCTTCGTCCACGACCACCCGTAATTAAATTGAAAATTTGTCTATGTTAAAACTTAAACTTGCGGAGGCTGCCCCAAACGACCGTGAGCTTAAAATCCATggttttctctttttgatggaagCTTAAAGTCCATGTTGTTTATCCCATAAACTATGCAATGATGATGTACTACTTTGGACATTAGGTATGTTTGGCGCATCGGAAATGTGACAGTCTCCACTGGGATTGCACACCCCTGAGACTAGtcatagactgctcatagtgggagtaacttaggtagtaacatcacactcttcaaggtattttggtgacatggcatagcaataaatgaagaaagagagggaggtggtaactagctatgttaccataacatcacacaccccaagataaaatgagtctacacactaataaatgagactttgcatgatactatctctaagttattttccactatgaaggtagtaccaTGAACTAGTAACTttgcatgacaccaccttatgttacttcccactatgagcagccatagtggggagtaacatagagtagtaacatgcaccatgtgGATAGTTGcttatatgtggtatcatgcattctatatttattagattgtagactcatcttgtcttgagaagtgtgatgttatggtaacgtagttaccacctcactctttttcttcatttattatcatgccatgtcaaCAAAATGCTttggagtgtgtgatgttactagctatgttactcccactatgagtaatcTGATATATGGATCCTACATTTTCCCTCAAACTTCCTCCTTCCTCACCCCTTACTATGACATGATGCTCCCTAGCACATAGTACTGCGTCATTTTCATCGTCGTCGAGGAGGTCATCCTAATTAATTAGTGGGAGTAGAAAATTATTCAGTTTTTTTAGGTAGAAAACTGGCCAAGGTTGAAAATAGACTTGTAGTATGCataatttagagcatctccaacaacgCTCCTAATAGCTCTATTGAAATCATAGTGAGAGAAAGTATCTGCATCGACGCTCCCCAAAAAGCGCCGACATGTTCTGGAGCCAATAAAAGTGTCGGCGTGTCCAAAAGGATCCCCGCGTACTTTCCTTTTAACTACATGCATGTGCTATTGGAGCTGTGGTATATAGGGATCACCGGTGTGAAACACACTTCTCCATAGTACATATACTGCTGACGGCCCGTCCCGTATGTTGTTGTCGGTCATATTATAGGGCTCACAGGTGAAGATGCTCCTGTTGGTTGTAGATGGGCCGCAGCTCAGTAAGACAACCCATGTAgcatacaattcctgaaatctcaatgtccatgacgttggcagcttggggatCGCcttggggacaaagtttagtccaacattgctagttgggagtgagttgaagTGGTATATAAGTGATGAtcttctagtccttccaagtgagtgagaagagaaggaGCCATCGCACACTCCCCCTCCTccgtcgcccgcctcgcctcatcacgcacgcacgtcgcgttctgtgactcgagttcgagttcgagacacattttgggaagcctaaatttttgcttggtgcaccaactaagTTGGACACGTGTTGATCATGTGTGTGCATGCTCGCcgagtgtccctggcttcctacgcgtggcaatgCGATCGGTTGGCTCTCCTCCCAAACTATACCAGGAGACATAACAGATGTGGACACTTGCTCTCTCTCAGAAGTCTCTTGTCTGCCTCTCTCACGAAAAAATTCATTTTGCTGTGCTGCTCTCCCCattccggcgactgcgtgcacagtcgTCCGGGAGAGTAGTCCTCTGAAACCCCGTCCgtcgagatcctgcaccgggaggtgGGTGATAAGGTTTTTGTGAGCATCTCTCGGtgtgactgctcgctgctgttcgtgttACATGTTCTGATCGGATGCATATGCTTAGTGTGATTTGTGCGGTTAAATTTGCTAGTACTTCTATAATATtattttcggtaattaaactcgctCAGAAATTGCCTAATATTCCAACAGCTCCTCTTACGGTACAAACGATAGGATTTCCaattcatgtttatttcgttcaaCCTATGCAAGTTGTAGTGTACTTTTTTCATCTATTGTAAAGTACGTACTCCATTGTGGCGGGCCTGCGACGGCGACGGGGTGCATGCGTGCACGTGTGCAGGGAGGAGGCGCCGTGCCGTGCAGTGCCGCCGGATGGGTCGCGGTCGCGCGCGCACGCACGCGATGTATCCCTTCCCTCCCTTGTGCGTTCGGGTGGACCGGGTGCGAGCTGTCCTGCCATGCCACAAGGGGACACCGGACGCGCGCCGGGCGGCGCTTTATCGGAGCGCGCGCCGGACCGTCCCTCCCACTCtcccagctgctgctgctgctgcgtgcCGTCGACGGCGGTGCGACCGTGGGGAATTGCTGTGCCGTCCACCGGTGGACGCATGTGTGCCTCTCTCAGTCTCAGGTGGTGCGGAACGAGGTGGCCTCGCCTCGGGATGTGGAAATATGTGATACTACGAGCTGCACTTGCACATGCACGCTCGTAGGTTTCCACATGATTTGTGCCCGGCACGCATAAGACGCTGGGATCGTCTGCACGTAGCTTGGTTTCGGTGAAAGCCGATTGACTTTGATTTTGCTAATTCTGAGATCGTTTGATTGTAgctattgtactccctccgatccgacgAAAAATGTCTAAAATTTgataaaatttaaatatatctatacAGTAAATAGAATATTGATACATTTGTCCGCTCCTTTTAGACAAAAAGGAGAACAAATACGTCTGACCAGGGAAGGCCACCACCCTGATATCATATCGGTGTGAATTCTACGACCGTCGAGGAAGCAGTAAGCCGGGGAACTAAAGTTAGCCGGTAATAAAGAACTCAAACAACAGCGAGCAGCCGCAAAGACCTTATCACCCGCCTTCCGACGAAGGATCTCGGCACACACGGTTTGAGAGGTCCTGCCCTCCCAACGATCGTGCACGTGGTAGCCGGGATGTGAAGACCAGAGGACGACATAACATCTGGAACTCACGACGAGGGAGAGATAGAATGGAACAACCCTCTACTAGATTGTTCTGTATGGAAGAACCCTCCACTAGATTGTTCTGTAATTTCTCGAAATAGTCTGGGATGTGGGAGACACTTGGGCAGAGGAAGATGTTGAAAGCAGGGTACGTGTCGAACATGCACATGCTATGCGTGGCTAGGCGAAATGGACGGCTGCTGACGAGTGCGCAAGAGCTTCTTCTCTTCTCGTTCACATACTGGAGCCGAAACAATAAGTTGCTCCAATTTTCTCCCAACAGTCGTTGTGAGACTAAATTTAGTCACCACAACCAAAAACCAGTTGCCAGAGTATTGAACCTTAACATTTTAAAAATCACAGAATACATTGGCCACCCAGAGGCAATTTCGTGAGAGAGAGGTAGTAATATTtatgggtgtgactatttctcgcTCGACCGAGAACTAACTTCATTCTCAGTCgtcagatgatgtcatcaaattgtAGTTACAACTCATGTTACTACAATACATAACTAGCGCGAATCACGATACAAATTAAATGGTGCAAGACTTAACTGAGCACTAGCAAATTCCTATATTTTTACATGAGTTGCAAGCAGAAACAGAAACAGTGTCACGAACCATTAGAGCCatagtcatgagttgcaactaagACTTAGTGACATCATAATTAATTAGTCACTCATTTTCCTTGTCAGGTTTGCCAACATTTTCCTAGCGTTTTCTCTTCCTTTTTTTCTAGAATCTCCGAACTAAAATGACCATTTGTCGAAATTCATCGATATTCATACTGCTTGTGTATTTGTCGAAATTCATCGATATTTAAAACGACCATTAGAGTACTACGTAAATGCAGGAGGAACAGCGTTCCAAAACATTGTAGGCTGTAAAGCCCTTGACTGTAGCCGACTGCCGCACCCAACAGAACCAATAACGTAAAAGGGCATTGCTACATAGTGCCCAGGCACCGGTTAGTCTTAGGGGGTGCCCCACCCAAATATAGAAAGAAAAGTAATCCCACGTTCCGCCCTTTCCTAAAGTAGAAGAGTCTCTGACTCCGAGAGCTTCCTCCGCTCCGCTTTGTATTCATGCAACCGGAGAATGCCTGCTCCATCGCAATTCCCAAACACATTGGTGAAATGCAAAATCCAGACACAACGAAACCGAAAATAAATGCATCTAGCACTTTTTTCCTTTTCCAAATAAGAATGGCAAAGATAAATGTAGAAAAAAGGAATAAATTACAATCTGGGGAGAAGCTACTAGATCGTGGatgtagaaaaatgaaaaaaaatacatCCACCGTTCCCGTCATCTGGTTGTAAAAAGAGATCAAAAAATACATCAAGATCTGGGGAAAAGCTACTATTTTCAAGATATTTGATgtagaaaaatagaaaaatacatCCACCGTTCCCATTATCTGGATGTAAAAAGAGATCAAAAAATACATCAAGCTCCAAAAAACTAGAATCTCTAGAGAACCTGCTATTGTTACATACGTTGGTACTACTAGATGTAGAACTGGATGCGGGAGTTGATGGGGGTGTGACGGGCCCCTGTGGTGGCGCCGCCACTTTGCCTCGGCGTGAACGCCACAGCAGCACGCCACTTAACCAACCCCGCCCATCGAGTACCGGCGCCGCGCACCTCCTCCACGAAGCAGCCCCAGCCTCTGCCGACGCCCCTCCTCGCCGGAGAAGCCCCAGCCTCCGTCGGCGCCCCTCCTCGCCGGAGAAGCCTCAGCCTCCGTCGGCGCCCCTCCTCGCCTGAGCAGCCGCCGACCCCATGAGCCCCGCGTCTCTCCTCGCCGAAGCAGCCGTAGAGGCAGCCGAAGCCACGTTCCCCGCGCctcacctcgccggagcagcctaGCTGCTGCCGACGCAACGAGCACGGCGCCCGCCTCGCCGGAGCAACCTCAGTGCTCTGCCTAGATCTATGTGTGGGGAAGGAGATGGTCTCCCGGTGAATGAAGAAAATTCTGGTTGGCGGTGGGGACGGATATCGCGAGTGAAACCAGAGTAGGTTAGGTGACCGCCGATCGATGTTGATCGGACGGCAGTTACAGGGAGCACTCGCTAAGACTAGAGAGTGCCCCGGCACGTATTAGATTACAGGAACGTAAAAGCCCTCGCTTCCTTCCAGGTTCCAGCTGCACGCTCCTAGTCCTACTCCACCATCGGATCTGCCACGCTCCCCCATTACTGTACGGCACCCAACGCAGCTCCGGCACCATCCGCGAAACACCCTGCCCGAACCACCGATATATAGGACGCGCACGCTCGCACCACCACACGGTCACCATTCATTTCCAGCGTAAAGTAACACTTTTGAGTAAGCAAGCAGGCAAGCCATGGCTACCGGGGGCAAGTCGAAGGTGGCGGACGCGGCGCGGTGCAGGAGGCACCCGAGCCACCGGCATGCGGCGGGCGTGTGCCCCTTCTGCCTCAGCGACCGGCTCTCCCGCCTCTCCGCcgcggctgccaaggccgccgccgacgcgtcctcctcgtcgtcggcgtcctCGCCACGCTCGTCTGGGGACGTGAGCGTCGCGTCCGCGCCGCCGGCGTGCCGCGGGGCGAGGCGGGCGAGGCTGGGGATGCTGATGCGgcaggaggaggcggccgcgGGTGACCGTCACGGCGGCCAGGAGAACGCCGAGGAGAAGAAGCCGGCCAAGAGGAGCAACTTCTGGGCGAGGCTGCAGCAGGGGAGGAGCTGGTACAGGAGGGACGGGTGCTCGCTGGCGCACTCCAAGGCGGCCGGCGACAAGACCGCCAAGCGGGCGCCGATGTTCTGAGCTCCGGCGCACGCGCGCCGCGCGGTGCAGGGAGCGAGCTGTTCCGCACTCCGCCGAGGCGCTTGTGGTtgggttcttcttcttcgaaTCTTGGTCGTTTGCCGCACTCACGTCTGCGTTGCTGGTCACCTGCCTGCCGGCTGCCGCTGGCACCTTTTCGGTAGTAGGAGTAGTTCGTTCTTCTTTTGGTTTGGTTTGTGCCTCTGTTGTTGCGTGGTTGTTGGAAGGACAGCCTAATGGCTCGTCCAATTTTGTATAGATCTCCATGGAAAGAACCGGTGACACTTCTCTTGACATGCTGACGAGATTCACTAGTTCTGTTCGAAAGTTCAGTTGGTTGACGTGTGTTTTAATCGGGACACGCGTGTTTGCTTTGTTCAGAGGCAGGAAAATACAAAAGTAGGTTGTTTTAGTTGTAAAGTAGGTTGCATTACTTAATACTTCctccgattccttttaattgattCAGATTTAGTATAACTTTACACGTTTGCCGAAGGGGGAACGCTCGGCATCCATCGTCTGATGGGAAGCCCAAAAATCGGTTGTTCTCCACGATGTACGACCGTGGTCCGACATCCGAAATCAACCGCAACGTGATTTTTgcatttgcccccccccccccccccccccccccccgattttTGGAAACTCAAACCGCAATCCTAATCTCTCCCAATTAAACTGAAAGGTATATCCCTTTTGTGCACGATCTTCCCAATATTTACAGCAAAATTGACTCGAAccgagtattacaacaaaatctaTCACTCAGcttacaaaaaatatatactattacaacaaaagtttcataacaaaattttaaaaataatgttATAAAAAGTGGTTAAACAACAACTATTTTGCTCCAGGTTGGTTAACGATAAAATTCGatagaaattataaaaaaattgacgtctattacaacaaaaagaacatgtgtTTGTGGGTATGAAAAAAATGTTAAGAATAATAAATTTGCTACaattttacaacaaaaatcaccaaaTATTTTAATAAAAACTATAGACGACTACAACGAAAATCACAAACTTGTGACAAACCTCTCGGTACACATTACAACATCTCATGTGTGCTTTGGCTACAAAACTTGTATGCCTTTGTTATAAAAATTACTAGCTTATTCAACATCGAGAAAATCATAGGAATTTTTTTGTCAATAGCGGACTAGATTCCaccaaaacggcgttgccggctgCGGATCGGATGCACATGCTAGCGAGAAGAGAAGCAACGCTGCAGCAACTAGAAATACGATAGTGTGGTGTTTTTAAAGAGAAGCTTGCATGCATTCTACCTTTTTAAGAGTAGTTACTAGCAtatgagaacatatctagtgctcCCACCTCTTCGTATGCTATGGTTGCTACcgtataaaaaaatatttttatacatGTCAAAACATTACAAGAAAAATTGTGAGTGGTAATGAAGTATGTCCCTACAACAACCCAAAATTTCATGTCCAAATTGGACATGAACACTTAgatacaaaaaagagaaaatcagcatgaatagtgctacctagtgtcacaaaaagataaaatcagagattgacaCTATTCAtgccaatttttttcttttttgtttctcagtgtccataTCAAATTTGGACATGAAATTTTGCGATGTTGTAGGAACATActtcatgagcactcacaatTTTTTGTATAATGTTAGCTTttttgggagagagggagagaactAGCAGATGTTAGCTAACACTGGGGTATCCAGAAAAAACAAACAGATGGAGGTCCAACATTAGCTAACCTACGGGTGCACATGGGCTGGTGAACTTGGCCAAGAAATAACGAGCGGAAGATGGTCTAGACGGGAGCGCACACGCAAGCTAGGCACGACCGATCTCCGCACGCGATCGGTCGGCCGATACAGAGCGTTTCCCAAAAGTTACATTACCATTACCATTTCTTTGGGCAACATGTAAGCAGTTTGTTAGAATAGTAGTATACAGAGTTGGGTTAACAAGCATCAATCAACTCTAGACAATATGATAAAATAATTGCTGGCGAGCAACTATTGTTCAAATTTCAAGGTCATGCCTGAGGTGCATTGAGCATGTTTGTCATTGACGTGGCCCCACTAGCGACAGCCTCTCCAATCTCCATGGTCACTGCGAGTAATAGCACCCGCTCCACTGGAGAAGTAAGCTGCAATTATATAGAGTTTGTAAGGAAAGATGCTTATATCCAAATTGCCCGAGCCAGCCTCCCATGCCGCCCCCGCTTGGGAGACACCGAAGGCTCCCCACCAAGCCCTAACACACCTCCCCTTTGGCTGATTCcctggctgctgccgccgccgcaccacTGGTGGTGGCGCCCGTCTCACCAAAGGGAAGAGGGCCGAGGAGGCACACACGGCGATGCATCAAAGGGAGAGGTATGGCGGCAGGCACGTGCGGACGATGGCGGTGAAGGTGTTGGGGGTGCGGGGATCGGGAGAGGGTAACCTCATAGCCGCCATTCGAGGCGTTGCTGCCATGGTGGGCGGCGGCAGTAGCGGGCCCGTCCTAGATCCGATCTAAGCCGACGAGTCGGTGAACTGCATGCATGGCTGGACGAGGTGCTATACGAGATGGTGGTAGTGTGGACCTCTCAGTCTACCATGTGATCCATCTTGGTCGGCATCTTCCGCATCTCTTCTACGCCGACATGTGGCGTGGGGGCTAATGGCTCAGCTAGAATAAAGTGGACGGTGTTAGGGTTCCTCTCGCGCCAGGACGAAGATGTGCTTGATGCTTGTCCTCCTTGGCCGGAGTGTCgagtccggaaggctccgccgacaAACTTTCTTGGGCACCTCATGCATGGAGATTGCTAGATCGGATGGGATTCGGTCATGCGCACCCTTATTTTTTTCCAACCATTTGTTTTCAGGAGGGAGCGGCACGAAACTCTGCTATATGTTGCCATCATGGGACATGTATTTTttttccatggtgaagtcagaggcgGAGAATGTCATGGAAGCTGAGATATGAGAACTAGAATGGTGGTTCGAGTTTTTGCAGCGATGAGGAATATGCTTCATGATCCAGGATTCCTAGCAACGGCATGCAAATGGGGACGACAACACACGGGAAGTACTCTGCCCTCGTCCAACTGGGAGGCAGCGGCTAACAATTACTTGTCCTCGATGTATTTTTACAAATTTCCGGTCCCCACCACTAGTTAGGAGCTTGATTTCACTTCCTGGGAGCATCTCTAGTCGCCTCCCCCAAAAAAGTCCGGCACGACAATTTAGGACTCTTGTTGAAGAGCGCCggacaaaaataaataaaaatccgGACAAAAAAGAGACCTTTTTCCAGCCGCATGCCTCAATCAACGTTCGAATGCATACATCATGGTAGAGGGGGCCAGCCCATGCGGAAAAAGTGGGTGAAATTTTTTATGTGAGATAGGTGAGAAAAAAAAAGGATGTCATGTGGAGACTAGAGGAACTGCATGCATTTCATCCGGCGCTTTATTTGTGTCCGTCATCCCTGACCCGTCCTCTGTGCATAGAGTCTCTACTAGAGATGTCAGACATAAAATGCGACGCTTTTTGGCTCAGGGGGACGCGACTGAGAGCGTTTTTTCCATGAGGACCCCAAACATGCGACTGAAGATGTTCTAAGTGTATATAGACTTATCTATCTTGCTGTTTATTCATGGTCGCAGATACCCACTGGGTATCCTTAGATTTCAGAAACTAAGTGTATATAAGTCAGATTCAATCATGATTGGCATTTGACTATGTTGGAGTTAACTATGTTGGAGGGAGAATTCCAGGCCTTTCAAGCATGAGCGCAGCTTTGTTCCAGGGCATCCTTACAAGATTGCAAGGAAGTGCAGGCGGAAAATATGATCTGCCCAGAACTGTCAC contains the following coding sequences:
- the LOC124707350 gene encoding uncharacterized protein LOC124707350, with the translated sequence MATGGKSKVADAARCRRHPSHRHAAGVCPFCLSDRLSRLSAAAAKAAADASSSSSASSPRSSGDVSVASAPPACRGARRARLGMLMRQEEAAAGDRHGGQENAEEKKPAKRSNFWARLQQGRSWYRRDGCSLAHSKAAGDKTAKRAPMF